In bacterium, a single genomic region encodes these proteins:
- the folP gene encoding dihydropteroate synthase has protein sequence LDAGADGLNDITAGRGDPGLLPLAAAAGCGLVLMHMRGTPATMQADPRYDDVVAEVAAHLEERVAAALAAGVSPSRLLVDPGLGFGKDLGHNLALLAQVREATGGRPALIGASRKSFIAGVTGAPVEQRLPGSLAAVAIAFAAGAAAVRVHDVAETVQMLEVLAAVAAAGDRR, from the coding sequence CCTCGACGCCGGCGCCGACGGGCTGAACGACATCACCGCCGGCCGCGGCGACCCCGGCCTGCTGCCGCTGGCGGCCGCCGCGGGCTGCGGCCTGGTGCTCATGCACATGAGGGGGACGCCGGCGACCATGCAGGCGGACCCGCGCTACGACGACGTGGTCGCCGAGGTGGCGGCCCACCTCGAGGAGCGCGTCGCGGCGGCGCTGGCCGCCGGCGTGTCGCCGTCACGGCTGCTGGTCGACCCCGGTCTCGGCTTCGGCAAGGACCTCGGCCACAACCTGGCCCTACTGGCGCAGGTGCGCGAGGCGACGGGCGGGCGGCCCGCGCTGATCGGGGCCTCGCGCAAGTCGTTCATCGCCGGCGTTACCGGGGCTCCCGTGGAACAGCGGCTGCCGGGCAGCCTGGCCGCCGTCGCGATCGCCTTCGCGGCCGGCGCGGCCGCGGTGCGGGTCCACGACGTGGCCGAGACGGTGCAGATGCTGGAAGTCCTCGCGGCGGTCGCCGCCGCGGGAGATCGACGTTGA
- a CDS encoding DUF3524 domain-containing protein, whose amino-acid sequence MRIAFLEPYDGGSHRAFREGLTAHSRHEIRSWTLPPRFWKWRMRGAAPWFADRLREDEADCDLLLATDFLNAADLRGLLPRPLDRAPLLLYMHENQLTYPLSPDEAFDFHFGFTNIVSCLAADRVVFNSEYHRGLFLDALPDYLARMPEAVPKGIRERLAARSCVLPVGIARTPHPPDAFAPYLGGRCDAGLGPGWPRDGREHVILWNHRWEFDKRPEMFVRALLCLAERGRSFRLLLLGEPRQQEAVFAPLRERLGERILAWGEQDRAGYEACLSRADIVVSCAAQEYFGIAVAEAVHAGCYPVLPREQAYPSLYGARCRGRHLYDGEEGLVNLLDALLAGDGCGHVCSLPLDADAFCWERLAPRFDTLFEEMLRA is encoded by the coding sequence TTGCGCATCGCGTTCCTGGAGCCCTACGACGGCGGGTCCCACCGGGCCTTCCGCGAGGGGCTGACCGCCCACTCGCGGCACGAGATCCGGTCCTGGACCCTGCCGCCGCGGTTCTGGAAGTGGCGCATGCGGGGCGCCGCGCCGTGGTTCGCCGACCGGTTGCGCGAGGACGAGGCAGACTGCGACCTGCTGCTGGCGACCGACTTCCTGAACGCGGCCGACCTGCGCGGCCTGCTGCCGCGGCCCCTGGACCGCGCGCCGCTGCTGCTCTACATGCACGAGAACCAGCTGACCTACCCGCTGTCGCCCGACGAGGCCTTCGACTTCCACTTCGGCTTCACCAACATCGTGAGCTGCCTGGCGGCGGATCGCGTGGTGTTCAACTCCGAGTACCACCGCGGCCTGTTCCTGGACGCGCTGCCCGACTACCTGGCCCGCATGCCCGAGGCGGTGCCCAAGGGGATCCGCGAACGCCTGGCGGCCCGCAGCTGCGTGCTGCCGGTCGGGATCGCACGGACGCCGCACCCCCCGGACGCCTTCGCCCCCTACCTCGGCGGGCGCTGCGACGCGGGCCTCGGCCCCGGCTGGCCCCGGGACGGGCGCGAGCACGTGATCCTCTGGAACCACCGCTGGGAATTCGACAAGCGGCCGGAGATGTTCGTGCGCGCGCTGCTGTGCCTGGCCGAGCGCGGCCGGTCGTTCCGACTGCTGCTGCTGGGCGAACCGCGGCAGCAGGAAGCGGTCTTCGCCCCGCTGCGCGAACGCCTGGGCGAGCGTATCCTGGCCTGGGGGGAGCAGGACCGCGCGGGGTACGAGGCGTGCCTGTCCCGGGCCGACATCGTGGTCAGCTGCGCGGCCCAGGAGTACTTCGGCATCGCCGTGGCCGAGGCCGTCCACGCCGGCTGCTACCCGGTGCTGCCGCGCGAGCAGGCGTACCCGTCGCTCTACGGCGCGCGCTGCCGCGGCCGCCACCTCTACGACGGCGAGGAGGGGCTGGTCAACCTGCTGGACGCCCTGCTCGCCGGCGACGGCTGCGGCCACGTCTGCTCGCTGCCCCTGGACGCGGACGCCTTCTGCTGGGAACGGCTGGCGCCGCGATTCGACACCCTGTTCGAGGAGATGCTGCGCGCATGA
- a CDS encoding helix-turn-helix domain-containing protein: protein MNDTRDHGTATIYIGAEETSNQVLTSVEAAEYLKMHVKTVCRLAKEGKIPAKKVGSEWRFLRRVLDGWLAKEMV, encoded by the coding sequence ATGAACGACACCCGTGATCACGGCACCGCCACCATCTACATCGGCGCGGAGGAGACGTCCAACCAGGTGCTGACCTCGGTCGAGGCCGCGGAGTACCTCAAGATGCACGTCAAGACGGTGTGCCGGCTGGCCAAGGAAGGGAAGATCCCCGCCAAGAAGGTCGGCAGCGAGTGGCGGTTCCTGCGTCGGGTGCTCGACGGCTGGCTCGCGAAGGAAATGGTCTGA
- the cdaA gene encoding diadenylate cyclase CdaA: MLKFLADSLIIDILDILIVAFLLYRLLLLVRGTRATQMFVGLGLLAVLSWIAERLGMIVVRQILYSLQTVWVVAFIIIFQPELRTALTYLGRRRGIMFFAAPEEIPAQQEIVRAVERLSRRGLGALVVLEREISLGRWAKTGTLLNADISSELIESIFTVPGPLHDGAVVISQDKIVAASCILPNTERSELGYVLGTRHRAAIGLSEVSDAAVIVVSEETRAISLAHAGEIRRGLSVEELTAELNRIALKGRERVEAAPAQAG; this comes from the coding sequence ATGCTGAAGTTCCTGGCCGACTCCCTGATCATCGACATCCTCGACATCCTGATCGTGGCGTTCCTGCTCTACCGCCTGCTGCTGCTGGTGCGCGGCACGCGCGCCACGCAGATGTTCGTCGGCCTCGGGCTGCTCGCCGTGCTGTCCTGGATCGCCGAGCGCCTGGGCATGATCGTCGTGCGGCAGATCCTCTACTCGCTGCAGACGGTCTGGGTCGTGGCCTTCATCATCATCTTCCAGCCGGAGCTGCGCACGGCCCTGACCTACCTGGGGCGCCGCCGCGGGATCATGTTCTTCGCCGCGCCGGAGGAGATCCCCGCCCAACAGGAGATCGTCCGCGCCGTCGAGCGCCTGTCTCGCCGCGGCCTGGGCGCCCTGGTCGTGCTCGAGCGCGAGATCAGCCTCGGCCGCTGGGCCAAGACCGGCACGCTGCTCAACGCGGACATCTCCAGCGAGCTGATCGAGTCGATCTTCACCGTGCCCGGGCCGCTGCACGACGGGGCCGTGGTCATCAGCCAGGACAAGATCGTCGCCGCGTCCTGCATCCTGCCGAACACCGAGCGCTCCGAGCTGGGCTACGTGCTCGGCACCCGCCACCGCGCCGCCATCGGCCTGAGCGAGGTGTCCGACGCGGCGGTCATCGTCGTCTCCGAGGAGACGCGCGCCATCTCGCTGGCCCACGCCGGCGAGATCCGCCGCGGCCTGTCGGTCGAGGAACTGACCGCCGAACTCAACCGCATCGCCCTGAAGGGGCGCGAGCGCGTCGAGGCGGCGCCGGCCCAGGCCGGCTAG
- a CDS encoding HAD hydrolase-like protein → MTAPRLYASLLLDVEGVLVRDKSCEPVPGARTWFEGVVARGTPHCLVSNNTTHAPAALAAALQAAGFAVEEPRLVTALGLGARLLASWGKRRLLWLGVADLEGWWRDAGFDLVREGPCDAVVLGADPALTTGDLDAALPALVDGGAELVALHRGLFYLDAAGRRRFGPGFYVAALEQAAAHPAVVIGKPQDRIYRRALEIIGGAPRDALFISDDPVADLVTAKRLGMGTAFVLSGKHADCGVLGRLDQQDWPDLIVDSLADLEPPAPAAPQEDARP, encoded by the coding sequence ATGACCGCCCCCCGCCTCTACGCGAGCCTGCTGCTGGACGTCGAGGGCGTGCTCGTGCGCGACAAGAGCTGCGAGCCCGTGCCGGGCGCCCGGACCTGGTTCGAGGGGGTCGTCGCCCGCGGCACGCCGCACTGTCTGGTCAGCAACAACACGACCCACGCGCCGGCCGCGCTGGCGGCCGCTCTGCAGGCGGCGGGATTCGCCGTCGAGGAGCCGCGCCTGGTGACGGCGCTCGGCCTCGGCGCGCGGCTGCTCGCCTCCTGGGGCAAGCGCCGGCTGCTGTGGCTGGGGGTCGCCGACCTGGAGGGTTGGTGGCGGGATGCCGGCTTCGACCTCGTGCGCGAGGGCCCCTGCGACGCGGTGGTCCTGGGCGCCGACCCGGCCCTCACGACCGGGGACCTCGACGCGGCCCTGCCCGCCTTGGTCGACGGGGGCGCCGAACTGGTCGCCCTGCACCGCGGGCTCTTCTACCTGGACGCCGCCGGGCGCCGGCGCTTCGGGCCGGGGTTCTACGTCGCGGCCCTGGAGCAGGCGGCGGCTCATCCGGCCGTGGTGATCGGCAAGCCGCAGGACCGGATCTACCGGCGGGCCCTGGAAATCATTGGCGGCGCGCCCCGCGACGCGTTATTTATCTCTGACGACCCCGTCGCCGACCTCGTCACCGCCAAGCGCCTGGGGATGGGGACGGCCTTCGTGCTGTCCGGGAAGCATGCCGACTGCGGCGTCCTGGGCCGTCTGGACCAGCAGGACTGGCCGGACCTGATCGTCGATTCGCTGGCCGACCTGGAACCGCCCGCACCCGCCGCTCCGCAGGAGGACGCGCGTCCGTGA
- a CDS encoding alpha/beta fold hydrolase, whose translation MNIPTNDQDLKRFGQLTLTAWELEHALDNVEPDPELEEQPPRPARAAAMALRAHARLQGEMETRLGVPKEHRTRIGIQPEVDESVLLVHGSTGTPQDLDGLARFLHGQGYTVYNMLLPGHGLESTTLPVVKWKACLNEVQLRYRVLARHSRLVHVVGFSFGGALAILLTRQEQPASLSLFAPALVPRVPLGTRLLMLMGLHRLPTLRRRIGWNLEVFESMERAKSQLGKLRLPIYAAHCEDDARIDPASLRLLQKRTRHRASRFRLFKTGGHMILAAHGETTLNDALLQFLRDRH comes from the coding sequence GTGAACATCCCGACCAACGACCAGGACCTCAAGCGCTTCGGGCAGCTGACGCTGACGGCCTGGGAGTTGGAGCACGCCCTGGACAACGTCGAGCCCGACCCCGAGTTGGAGGAGCAGCCCCCGCGGCCGGCCCGCGCCGCCGCGATGGCCCTGCGCGCCCACGCCCGCCTGCAGGGCGAGATGGAGACGCGCCTGGGCGTGCCGAAGGAGCACCGCACGCGCATCGGCATCCAGCCGGAGGTCGACGAGAGCGTGCTGCTGGTCCACGGCTCGACCGGGACGCCCCAGGACCTCGACGGCCTGGCCAGGTTCCTGCACGGCCAGGGCTACACCGTCTACAACATGCTGCTGCCCGGCCACGGCCTCGAGTCCACGACCCTGCCGGTGGTGAAGTGGAAGGCCTGCCTCAACGAGGTGCAGCTGCGCTACCGCGTGCTGGCCCGCCACAGCCGGCTGGTCCACGTGGTGGGCTTCAGCTTCGGCGGCGCGCTGGCGATCCTGCTCACGCGGCAGGAGCAGCCGGCCTCGCTGTCGCTGTTCGCCCCGGCCCTGGTGCCGCGCGTGCCGCTGGGCACGCGGCTGCTGATGCTGATGGGCCTGCACCGCCTGCCGACGCTGCGCCGGCGGATCGGCTGGAACCTCGAGGTCTTCGAGTCGATGGAGCGCGCCAAGTCCCAGCTCGGCAAGCTGCGCCTGCCGATCTACGCGGCGCACTGCGAGGACGACGCCCGCATCGACCCGGCTTCGCTCCGCCTGCTCCAGAAGCGGACGCGCCACCGCGCCTCCCGCTTCCGCCTGTTCAAGACCGGCGGGCACATGATCCTCGCCGCCCACGGCGAGACGACGCTCAACGACGCTTTGCTGCAGTTCCTCCGCGACCGGCACTGA